From Camelina sativa cultivar DH55 chromosome 7, Cs, whole genome shotgun sequence, one genomic window encodes:
- the LOC104704520 gene encoding putative F-box protein At1g57690 — protein sequence MADSVRVPSDSISCCFRLRRRKNKREEDLISSLPDVILQHILFFIETKFAIRTSVLSKRWRHEAASTNKTLTQYTALKMMSFHLKTDMENNVPYINKWIEFAMSRKAESISLDFSFQSEYKIADSFYIYSSVKELSLQSYFVHMMPKWVVSWTSLKKLSMRCCCLQSIANILSGCPVLEWPRHIVAPQIHCLRMINSEMPCTLVDVSSLNEAKMDISFVPVKWNFEKVFPRVINLVVEMLEKLQNVENLTFGGNYLQILSLAEVSDVEGQNFDS from the exons ATGGCAGACAGTGTAAGAGTCCCTAGCGACAGCATCAGTTGTTGTTTCCGGCTCCGCCGccggaaaaacaaaagagaagaagacttgATCAGCTCTTTACCTGATGTGATTCTCCAAcatatcctcttcttcattgagACGAAATTTGCCATCAGAACTTCAGTCTTGTCAAAACGATGGAGGCAT GAAGCTGCTTctacaaacaaaaccctaacgCAATACACAGCTCTCAAGATGATGAGTTTTCATCTCAAAACCGACATGGAGAACAACGTTCCCTACATCAACAAGTGGATCGAATTCGCCATGTCCCGCAAGGCCGAGAGCATATCCTTGGATTTCTCTTTTCAAAGTGAGTATAAGATTGCTGATAGCTTCTACATCTATTCCTCTGTTAAAGAACTTAGCCTTCAGTCATACTTTGTTCATATGATGCCCAAATGGGTGGTGTCTTGGACATccctgaagaagttgtccaTGCGTTGTTGTTGTCTCCAATCCATTGCTAACATTTTATCTGGTTGTCCAGTTCTCGAAT GGCCAAGGCATATTGTGGCACCACAGATCCATTGTCTCAGAATGATAAACTCTGAGATGCCATGTACTTTGGTTGATGTCTCATCTTTAAACGAAGCTAAAATGGACATTTCCTTCGTCCCGGTGAAATGGAACTTCGAAAAAGTTTTCCCTCGAGTCATTAATTTGGTAGTAGAGATGCTAGAAAAGTTACAGAATGTTGAGAACCTTACTTTTGGGGGGAACTATCTTCAA ATTTTATCTCTTGCCGAGGTTTCCGATGTTGAAGGCCAAAACTTTGACTCTTGA